A single genomic interval of Mangifera indica cultivar Alphonso chromosome 5, CATAS_Mindica_2.1, whole genome shotgun sequence harbors:
- the LOC123215662 gene encoding vestitone reductase-like produces MEEGKGTVCVTGGTGFVASWLIMRLLQHGYSVRTTVRAASEHNRDLSFLRNLPGASEKLQILNADLSDPDSFDAAVEGCSGVLHVATPVDFEGREPEEVVTKRSINGTIGILKACLKTKTVKRVVYTSSASAVQLNGNDSDIMDETYWSDVDFIRKSIPMMGSYMISKTLTEKAALEFAEEHGLDLVTLIPPFIVGPFICPKFPGSVRTMLAMVLGNKEEYSLLLNSSMVHVDDVARAHIYLLECPDVKGRYICSSNTVTIEQMSLLLSSKYPEYPIPTLQEVAEIKGYKAPGLTSKKLLDAGFEFKYGVEEMFDGAISCCKEKGFL; encoded by the exons ATGGAAGAAGGTAAAGGAACTGTTTGTGTGACAGGTGGAACTGGGTTTGTAGCTTCATGGCTGATCATGAGGCTCCTTCAACATGGGTATTCAGTCCGAACCACCGTCAGAGCTGCCTCTG AACACAACAGAGATCTCAGCTTCCTCAGAAACCTACCTGGGGCATCTGAGAAGCTCCAAATCTTGAACGCGGATCTCAGCGACCCAGATAGTTTTGATGCCGCCGTTGAAGGATGCAGCGGCGTTCTTCATGTTGCTACACCTGTTGATTTTGAAGGCAGGGAGCCTGAAGAAGTTGTGACAAAAAGGTCAATCAATGGAACTATTGGCATCTTAAAGGCATGCTTGAAAACCAAAACGGTGAAGCGAGTCGTTTACACTTCAAGTGCATCGGCTGTTCAGCTTAATGGAAATGATTCTGATATAATGGATGAGACATATTGGAGTGATGTAGATTTCATTAGAAAATCTATACCGATGATGGGCTCTTATATGATATCTAAGACATTGACTGAAAAGGCAGCTCTTGAATTCGCAGAAGAACATGGATTGGATCTGGTTACATTAATACCTCCTTTCATTGTTGGTCCCTTCATTTGTCCCAAGTTTCCTGGTTCAGTACGCACCATGTTAGCCATGGTCCTTG GTAACAAAGAGGAATATAGTTTGCTTCTGAATTCATCGATGGTGCATGTTGATGATGTGGCTAGGGCACATATATACCTCCTTGAATGTCCTGATGTAAAAGGGAGATATATTTGTTCTTCAAACACAGTCACAATTGAACAGATGTCTCTGCTTCTTTCTTCCAAGTACCCTGAATATCCAATTCCAACATTACA GGAAGTAGCAGAGATCAAAGGTTATAAAGCACCGGGATTAACATCAAAGAAACTATTGGATGCTGGTTTCGAATTCAAGTATGGAGTCGAGGAAATGTTCGATGGAGCAATCAGTTGCTGCAAGGAAAAAGGCTTTCTCTAG